One part of the Populus alba chromosome 18, ASM523922v2, whole genome shotgun sequence genome encodes these proteins:
- the LOC118054189 gene encoding LOW QUALITY PROTEIN: uncharacterized protein (The sequence of the model RefSeq protein was modified relative to this genomic sequence to represent the inferred CDS: substituted 1 base at 1 genomic stop codon): protein MMETNHDSSSTNTIGFCLLPSEIIQNILLHLALPEIICLKSLNRFVADVISDKYFVRAYNSQARSTAWVFVYKKRWNRDALLHGFNDQSNRWFSFQIDSLLKPIIRPGDDIYFLTASCNVFLFVSNTRGEVIALNLVTKAVKTIPPSPLGPRGTSSWRRSGMKLVITGSDHFQFLFVDLVRNSPVLFVYSSQTDTWQSTEAREGLAGMPRVCQKEDGHVFLNVIDGPYESMVTAVGLERDAHNNYAPIVLRPRFNRRPCDGQNLLQVYGDGSMLVIKSSGGDDDGDTGVRMLNDIELWGGLRLNGSWHNWEYISKVPCKIKEQIRKPYRAMRGCLERRDGIIRAVLLSNYDGSXDIIWLSYDMGRSLWAWLPLPDCKMKGLNMAGIAFSFGLALS, encoded by the coding sequence ATGATGGAAACTAATCATGACAGTTCATCAACAAATACCATCGGATTCTGCCTCCTTCCTTCAGAGATCATCCAGAACATACTCCTCCATCTAGCCTTGCCCGAAATCATTTGTCTAAAGTCACTCAACAGATTCGTTGCCGATGTAATCTCCGATAAGTATTTTGTACGCGCGTATAACTCTCAGGCAAGGTCCACCGCATGGGTCTTCGTCTACAAGAAGAGGTGGAACCGTGATGCCTTGCTTCATGGCTTCAACGACCAGTCTAATCGCTGGTTCAGCTTTCAGATTGACAGTTTATTGAAACCCATAATCCGTCCAGGTGATGATATCTATTTTCTGACGGCTAGTTGCAAcgtctttctttttgtttccaaCACTCGCGGGGAAGTTATTGCCCTTAATTTGGTTACTAAAGCTGTGAAAACAATCCCTCCAAGCCCACTTGGTCCACGTGGCACGTCTTCTTGGCGAAGATCCGGAATGAAATTGGTTATCACCGGGTCCGATCACTTTCAGTTTCTTTTTGTGGATTTGGTGCGCAACTCCCCGGTTTTGTTTGTGTACTCCTCGCAAACTGACACCTGGCAGTCCACTGAAGCAAGGGAAGGTCTAGCCGGAATGCCACGTGTCTGTCAGAAAGAGGATGGCCACGTATTTCTCAATGTGATCGACGGACCCTATGAAAGCATGGTGACAGCCGTTGGATTGGAGCGTGATGCTCATAATAATTATGCACCAATTGTTCTACGGCCGAGATTCAATCGGAGACCGTGCGATGGACAGAACCTGTTACAGGTGTACGGTGACGGGAGCATGCTGGTCATAAAATCCAGCGGCGGTGATGACGACGGGGATACAGGAGTGAGGATGTTAAATGACATAGAATTATGGGGGGGCTTGCGATTGAATGGAAGCTGGCATAACTGGGAGTATATCTCAAAGGTTCCTTGCAAGATAAAGGAGCAGATTAGGAAACCATATCGAGCTATGAGAGGATGCTTGGAAAGACGAGATGGGATTATTAGGGCTGTTTTGCTGTCTAACTATGATGGCTCATGAGACATAATTTGGCTATCTTATGATATGGGGAGGAGTCTTTGGGCTTGGCTCCCTCTGCCTGATTGCAAGATGAAGGGTCTGAATATGGCCGGCATTGCCTTCTCCTTCGGCCTTGCCTTGTCATGA
- the LOC118054190 gene encoding uncharacterized protein, with protein MTIDDDRSIYIGGLPYNASEDTLRRIFNLYGSIVAVKIINNHGTSGKCYGFVTFRNPRSVIDAINDMNGKTIDGRVVRVNGVTSRGGKSNFTREDIRSHVESGRERGRERDYDHDRHQQWHNDRSRERDRSWGYDEDSERGYEHAHLHDRARDGFYGRDRSRERELENNEQEKERKSDRNKERGHDLDGDRDWEMGGTNGNPTIVDKASDQNSRKLNGSIYNDQHKREISSYSSDDYHDEVKEKFERSTKTYDELKNKVSHMEERLENKQQFVSDLQKKALILEGALLTAKKLSSQRRMQLTKLQKSFLQVKEYTNRLKSCEQELKSLVDSAMIESEMGDDTATRDGIITIV; from the exons ATGACAATAGATGATGATAGGTCAATTTATATAGGAGGACTCCCTTACAATGCCTCTGAGGATACTCTTCGCAGAATCTTCAATCTCTATGGCTCCATTGTTGCTGTTAAG ATTATTAACAACCATGGGACAAGTGGAAAATGCTATGGCTTTGTCACTTTCAGAAATCCTAGATCTGTAATTGATGCCATCAATGACATGAATGGCAAG ACTATTGATGGTCGAGTTGTAAGAGTAAATGGAGTAACGAGTAGAGGTggaaaatcaaatttcactCGAGAAGATATCCGATCTCATGTAGAGAGTGGTAGGGAAAGAGGTCGTGAAAGGGACTATGATCATGACAGGCACCAACAATGGCACAATGACAGGTCTAGAGAGCGGGATCGCTCTTGGGGCTATGATGAAGATAGTGAAAGAGGATATGAGCATGCACATCTTCATGATCGAGCAAGGGATGGTTTCTATGGCAGAGATCGTAGCCGAGAGAGAGAATTGGAGAATAAtgagcaagaaaaagaaaggaagagtgATAGGAATAAGGAAAGGGGTCATGATCTTGATGGGGATCGAGATTGGGAGATGGGTGGAACCAATGGCAATCCTACAATTGTTGACAAGGCCTCAGATCAGAACTCAAGGAAACTGAATGG TTCCATTTATAATGACCAGCATAAAAGGGAAATTTCATCATATTCAAGTGATGATTACCATGATGAG GTGAAGGAAAAATTTGAGAGATCAACTAAGACGTATGATGAACTTAAAAACAAG GTTTCTCATATGGAGGAGAGGTTGGAAAATAAACAGCAATTTGTTTCAGATTTACAGAAAAAAGCTCtg ATATTAGAGGGTGCTTTGCTGACTGCAAAGAAGCTCTCCTCGCAACGTAGGATGCAGTTGACCAAG CTACAAAAAAGTTTTCTGCAAGTGAAAGAATACACCAACAGACTTAAAAGCTGTGAACAGGAACTTAAG TCTCTCGTTGACTCAGCAATGATAGAGAGTGAAATGGGCGATGATACTGCCACAAGGGATGGAATCATAACTATTGTGTAA